Below is a window of Halalkalicoccus jeotgali B3 DNA.
CGCACCGCTCGGCCGAAGGGCGTTGTAGATCTCGAGCAGACGCTCGTCAGGAATTGTCGTCAACTCGGCCGCACGGCGGAAGTTCTGTGCGAGCTGGGGCCGTCCCTCGTCTTCGGCTACCGCTGCTTGCTTTTCTAAGGTATCCGGCGAAATGACGATATCATCGCCATCGATATCCCCGTCGACGATCGCTTCAAGCGTGATCTCCGAGAGGGCCGTTCCGTTCGGGGTTTCGACTGCGTCCGGGTTCTCCGATAGCGGGTAGTCGACGTCGTTTGGATTGGTCATTGGTAGTAGTGTATTAGTTGAACGCTACGTCTAGTTCTACTTGTCCAC
It encodes the following:
- a CDS encoding diol dehydratase small subunit; the protein is MTNPNDVDYPLSENPDAVETPNGTALSEITLEAIVDGDIDGDDIVISPDTLEKQAAVAEDEGRPQLAQNFRRAAELTTIPDERLLEIYNALRPSGADKQTLQSMATELEEEYDARINAELVREAIAVYEKRGVV